In Fibrobacter sp. UWB10, a single window of DNA contains:
- a CDS encoding proline--tRNA ligase, with protein sequence MKLSKYFYVTLRETPSDATMPSHIFLMRGGYIKPVSTGIYSMMPMGFRVIQKIVNIIREEMNKIGGIEVDLPVVQTAELWSESGRYQAIGEELLRFKDRNNHNMVLAMTHEEAMTDLVRYVLNSYKQLPVMLYQFKTKYRDEARARGGLIRVREFLMKDAYSFHTSQEDLDRHYQEEYDAYLRIYRRVGIEPVVVQSDTGIMGGKVAHEFMLDTPNGEDYLILCKKCGYQANREIAKFQRVPFKGDENAALEKVATPNSESIDELTKFLNVPAESTAKCVFFDFEGKLITVVVPGNLDVSEIKLHNLLKAKELYPAEDSLIKACGMVPGFASPINSHDTRIIVDEAIADSFDLVTGANEEGFHFKHCNPKRDFPKFEVADIAEASEVCKCPCCGELLTETRGIEMGNIFKLGTKFSESMGAKYLTAEKTTAPAIMGCYGIGVGRLMASVVENSHDDFGPIWPKSIAPFQVEIVPIGKEAELMELAEKFEKELEAAGIDVLVDDRDERPGVKFKDADLWGSPVRIAIGKKGLANGEVEWKFRNEKEFSMVKVEDVVAKAKAYFAE encoded by the coding sequence ATGAAACTCTCCAAGTACTTTTATGTGACGCTCCGCGAAACGCCGAGCGATGCCACCATGCCCTCCCACATCTTCCTCATGCGCGGCGGCTACATCAAGCCCGTTTCTACCGGTATCTATTCCATGATGCCGATGGGCTTCCGCGTTATCCAGAAGATCGTAAACATCATCCGCGAAGAAATGAACAAGATTGGCGGTATCGAAGTGGACTTGCCGGTGGTGCAGACCGCTGAACTCTGGAGCGAATCGGGCCGTTACCAGGCTATAGGCGAAGAACTCCTTCGCTTCAAGGACCGCAACAACCACAACATGGTGCTCGCCATGACCCACGAAGAAGCCATGACCGACCTCGTGCGCTACGTGCTCAACAGCTACAAGCAGCTGCCGGTGATGCTCTACCAGTTCAAGACCAAGTACCGTGACGAAGCCCGTGCCCGCGGCGGCCTTATCCGCGTCCGCGAATTCCTGATGAAGGATGCCTACAGCTTCCACACCAGTCAGGAAGACCTCGACCGTCACTACCAGGAAGAATACGACGCCTACCTCCGCATTTACCGTCGCGTGGGCATTGAACCGGTGGTGGTGCAGAGCGATACGGGTATCATGGGCGGTAAGGTCGCTCACGAATTCATGCTGGACACCCCGAACGGCGAAGATTACTTGATTCTTTGTAAGAAGTGCGGCTACCAGGCGAACCGCGAAATCGCCAAGTTCCAGCGTGTTCCGTTCAAGGGCGACGAAAATGCGGCCCTCGAAAAGGTCGCCACGCCGAACAGCGAAAGCATCGACGAACTCACCAAGTTCCTGAACGTCCCGGCTGAATCGACCGCCAAGTGCGTGTTCTTCGACTTCGAAGGCAAGCTCATCACGGTTGTTGTTCCGGGCAACCTCGACGTTTCCGAAATCAAGCTCCACAACTTGCTGAAGGCGAAGGAACTTTACCCCGCCGAAGACAGCCTCATCAAGGCTTGCGGCATGGTTCCGGGCTTTGCTTCCCCAATCAATTCTCACGACACGCGCATCATCGTGGACGAAGCGATTGCTGATTCCTTCGACCTCGTGACGGGCGCAAACGAAGAAGGCTTCCACTTCAAGCATTGCAACCCGAAGCGCGACTTCCCGAAGTTCGAAGTGGCCGACATCGCCGAAGCTTCCGAAGTCTGCAAGTGCCCCTGCTGCGGTGAACTCCTCACCGAAACACGCGGTATCGAAATGGGTAACATCTTCAAGCTCGGCACCAAGTTCTCCGAATCCATGGGCGCCAAGTACCTCACTGCCGAAAAGACCACCGCTCCGGCTATCATGGGCTGCTACGGCATCGGCGTGGGCCGCTTGATGGCTTCTGTTGTTGAAAACAGCCACGATGACTTCGGACCGATTTGGCCCAAGTCCATCGCTCCGTTCCAGGTGGAAATCGTCCCCATCGGCAAGGAAGCCGAACTCATGGAACTCGCTGAAAAGTTCGAAAAGGAACTCGAAGCTGCCGGCATTGACGTGCTCGTGGACGACCGCGACGAACGTCCGGGCGTGAAGTTCAAGGACGCCGACCTGTGGGGTTCTCCGGTGCGCATCGCCATCGGCAAGAAGGGCCTCGCCAACGGTGAAGTGGAATGGAAGTTCCGCAACGAAAAGGAATTCTCCATGGTCAAGGTCGAAGACGTTGTCGCCAAGGCCAAGGCATACTTCGCTGAATAA
- a CDS encoding aminopeptidase P family protein, translating into MVEKSISKPYSQVFISSDRYNSKNLYRKRRKAMLKELDSFCVFAGIPMDPGTEEAYVQIWNKMVQEPAFMFLTGINQAGCYLLLDPKTDEEILFVPPKDPFKEFWNGKRLGFLEGDNEVARITGIQDVRPVDELMDTVVARAKKLPKGSYAYAYYFEKFKEDHNDRFRHQLLKALRPTGIKLKSAAALHWSLRLPLEPERIMDAVAAQAVTNNAFRKVLAEMKTFKTERDLGLKLDYEMQRESDGDLAFPTIVAGGANACCLHYVKKDEPLKAGELVLLDFGIRIGSLHSDISRTIPVSGKFSPLQNLLYQIVLDSALEYQKHVRPGVSLKEIGTVPWDYIMQELETRLVKGAKGSYKLLYDKRPHGVSHFIGEQIHEGEPGTRSLDTVLRPGMLISCEPGLYGEFKATIGGKTYREKIGIRIEDDLLITKDGFRNISEDIPKTVDDLERLMK; encoded by the coding sequence ATGGTCGAAAAGTCAATTTCTAAGCCCTATTCGCAAGTTTTTATATCGTCTGACCGCTACAATTCCAAGAATTTGTACAGAAAACGCCGTAAGGCCATGCTCAAGGAACTCGATTCGTTCTGCGTTTTTGCAGGAATCCCCATGGACCCCGGAACCGAGGAAGCCTACGTGCAAATCTGGAATAAAATGGTGCAGGAACCGGCCTTCATGTTCCTGACGGGAATCAATCAGGCGGGCTGCTACCTGCTGCTTGACCCTAAAACCGATGAAGAAATCCTGTTCGTGCCGCCCAAAGACCCGTTCAAGGAATTCTGGAATGGCAAACGTTTAGGTTTTTTGGAAGGCGATAACGAAGTTGCCCGCATTACGGGAATCCAAGATGTGCGTCCGGTGGATGAACTCATGGATACGGTGGTTGCCCGCGCGAAAAAGCTCCCGAAGGGAAGCTACGCTTACGCCTACTACTTTGAGAAGTTCAAGGAAGACCACAACGACCGGTTCAGGCACCAGCTGCTCAAAGCGCTCAGGCCTACAGGAATCAAGCTCAAGAGTGCTGCTGCTCTGCATTGGTCGCTTCGACTCCCGCTGGAACCTGAACGCATTATGGATGCCGTGGCAGCGCAGGCGGTAACGAATAACGCCTTCCGTAAGGTGCTCGCCGAAATGAAGACTTTCAAGACTGAACGCGATTTGGGCCTGAAGCTGGATTATGAAATGCAGCGTGAAAGCGATGGCGATTTGGCTTTCCCGACGATTGTCGCGGGTGGAGCAAACGCTTGCTGCTTGCACTACGTCAAAAAGGATGAACCGCTTAAAGCAGGGGAGTTGGTGCTGTTAGATTTCGGTATCCGCATCGGAAGCTTGCATAGCGATATTTCCCGCACTATTCCTGTGTCCGGCAAGTTTAGCCCGCTACAGAATTTGCTGTACCAGATTGTGCTCGATTCGGCGCTGGAATACCAAAAGCATGTGCGTCCGGGCGTTTCGCTTAAGGAAATCGGGACGGTCCCTTGGGATTACATTATGCAGGAACTGGAAACCCGCCTGGTCAAAGGCGCGAAGGGTTCGTACAAATTATTGTACGACAAACGCCCGCATGGGGTAAGCCACTTTATCGGCGAACAGATTCACGAAGGTGAACCGGGAACCCGCTCCTTGGATACTGTTTTAAGGCCCGGAATGCTCATTTCTTGCGAACCGGGGCTTTACGGCGAATTCAAGGCGACCATTGGGGGCAAGACCTACCGCGAAAAAATCGGCATCCGTATCGAAGACGACCTGCTGATAACCAAGGACGGCTTCAGGAATATTTCTGAAGATATCCCGAAAACGGTCGATGATTTGGAACGGCTGATGAAGTAG
- a CDS encoding PhoH family protein: MNELRYSLSDDLKRTISGENETVFRLLESRFCVEIQTRLPGLRIIEKKNGDTAGVCAVLDQLKMAAKNGKVLTANQLEKLIDPADSSVSDFKDPDTIPSTPIFRNRMGVSVFAKTKAQAELVRAVEHNDIIFAKGPAGTGKTFLAVTLAVASLERHEAERICLVRPAVEAGESLGYLPGDLKEKIAPYLRPIHDSLAELLPVEKLRRYEETGAIEVAPLAYMRGRTLKRAFIILDEAQNTTPEQMKMFLTRLGQHSKAIITGDATQIDLGKGQKSGLVHAMKLLKGIHGIAQVEFEATDVLRHPLVKDILNAYEKEK, from the coding sequence ATGAACGAACTGCGCTATTCTTTATCAGACGACCTGAAACGAACTATTTCAGGTGAGAACGAAACGGTTTTCCGCTTATTGGAGAGCCGTTTTTGTGTTGAAATACAGACAAGACTCCCGGGACTCCGTATTATCGAAAAGAAAAACGGCGACACGGCGGGAGTTTGCGCTGTACTTGACCAACTTAAAATGGCCGCAAAAAACGGAAAAGTCCTGACGGCAAACCAACTCGAAAAGCTGATTGATCCGGCAGATTCTTCTGTAAGCGATTTCAAAGACCCGGACACAATTCCCTCGACTCCGATTTTCAGGAACCGCATGGGTGTCTCGGTATTCGCAAAGACCAAAGCTCAGGCCGAACTGGTACGGGCGGTCGAACACAACGACATCATCTTTGCCAAGGGCCCTGCCGGGACCGGCAAGACCTTCTTGGCCGTAACACTCGCCGTTGCAAGCTTGGAACGCCACGAGGCAGAACGCATTTGCTTAGTGCGCCCGGCAGTTGAAGCCGGCGAATCCTTGGGCTACCTGCCCGGCGACCTCAAAGAAAAAATCGCGCCGTACTTGCGCCCCATTCACGATAGCCTCGCCGAGCTCCTGCCAGTGGAAAAACTTCGCCGTTACGAAGAAACCGGTGCAATTGAAGTCGCCCCGCTCGCCTACATGCGCGGCCGCACGCTCAAGCGCGCCTTTATCATTCTGGACGAAGCACAGAACACTACGCCCGAACAAATGAAAATGTTCCTCACGCGCCTCGGCCAACACAGCAAGGCAATTATCACAGGTGACGCCACGCAGATCGACCTCGGCAAGGGCCAAAAGTCGGGCCTTGTGCACGCCATGAAGCTTTTGAAAGGTATTCATGGAATCGCCCAAGTGGAATTCGAGGCAACCGACGTACTCCGTCACCCGCTCGTGAAAGATATTTTGAACGCATACGAAAAGGAGAAATAA
- a CDS encoding HDIG domain-containing metalloprotein, with amino-acid sequence MKKKQTRLHFIIGWALIVAASIFMFPDKNIALQSERPHLGQVSTRTIVAPINFEVPKSEQEIEAEKTRAAEKVNAIFGYNSDETNRVYEDLKSFLHKLSQYGSLQIQINQLTASGESDSTLQSKVVQASRIYEVLKQRISTSAIKPLSLNSKARDSLLMVFNRMLQAGVSNTFIASTETAAQLYRDNYNLQDFKYIVYTKPNITLIKDNEKTTVEASSIQPLRRRIDEAFAQLQMSFPNEQGLLSAFYETLFVFMMPNVFYLEKETISSREEARNKVTLIKGMVPRGMEIVAQGAPITKEILEKIDALQRAQQKEENSKTFTAIYGNALIFVLIITFFFLFLYNTPSRGMFKNARQLWSLIALAMLQIIAFWVMHHLSGSINNINISIIPENLDLMWIYPFAFAPITATVLYDRHIGLAFTVFSAMIFGILNGYDLAAMTCAIAVTIAATAPIARMRYRVQFVWGIIVGVVAMAAAISVMFLLRNRLSFEAFYQNLMAASANIVLCYALTSVALIHLMERIFGITTVLTLMEMSDFNRPALKRISEYAPGTFHHSIQVSNLAEHVADSIGANSLLVRVMALYHDIGKTMRPEYFTENQKQGINPHNNIDPLQSVKIITGHVEQGTALANEYNIPSLVAAGIREHHGSSIIQYFYHKALENAKETGEEVKVEDYSYKGPKPQSKETAILMLADIIEATSRSMTDTSPEALAAMIHKTIESRFTEGQFNECNLSIRELFKLERAFLDSLDGTYHTRVKYPGQK; translated from the coding sequence ATGAAAAAGAAACAGACTAGACTTCACTTTATTATCGGCTGGGCACTTATTGTGGCCGCGTCGATTTTCATGTTCCCCGACAAGAACATCGCTCTCCAGTCTGAACGCCCGCACTTGGGCCAGGTGAGTACACGCACGATTGTGGCTCCCATCAACTTCGAAGTTCCCAAGTCCGAACAAGAAATCGAAGCCGAAAAGACCCGCGCCGCCGAAAAGGTGAACGCCATCTTTGGCTACAACAGCGATGAAACCAACCGCGTCTACGAAGACCTCAAGTCGTTCCTGCACAAACTCTCCCAGTATGGTTCTCTGCAAATTCAAATCAACCAGCTTACCGCAAGCGGCGAAAGCGACTCTACCCTGCAATCCAAGGTCGTGCAGGCTTCACGCATTTACGAAGTTTTAAAGCAGCGTATTTCGACCTCGGCAATTAAGCCCTTGAGCCTGAATTCCAAGGCCCGCGACTCGCTCTTGATGGTATTCAACCGCATGCTTCAGGCAGGCGTTTCGAACACATTCATTGCAAGCACCGAAACGGCAGCCCAGCTTTACCGCGACAACTACAACCTGCAAGATTTCAAGTACATCGTTTACACCAAGCCGAACATCACGCTTATCAAGGACAACGAAAAGACAACTGTTGAAGCAAGCAGTATCCAGCCGCTCCGCCGCCGCATCGATGAAGCTTTCGCTCAGCTCCAGATGAGTTTCCCGAACGAACAGGGACTCTTGAGCGCCTTCTACGAAACGTTGTTCGTGTTCATGATGCCGAACGTTTTCTACTTGGAAAAAGAAACCATTTCTAGTCGCGAAGAAGCCCGCAACAAGGTGACACTCATTAAGGGCATGGTGCCGCGCGGCATGGAAATCGTGGCACAGGGCGCACCCATTACCAAGGAAATTCTTGAAAAAATCGACGCTTTGCAGCGCGCCCAGCAGAAAGAAGAAAACTCCAAGACCTTTACCGCCATTTACGGTAACGCCCTTATCTTTGTCCTGATCATTACATTCTTCTTCTTGTTCCTTTACAACACGCCGTCTAGAGGAATGTTCAAGAATGCTCGCCAGCTTTGGAGTCTGATCGCTCTTGCCATGCTCCAGATTATCGCATTCTGGGTCATGCATCACCTTTCCGGAAGCATCAATAACATCAATATTTCCATCATTCCAGAAAATCTGGATCTTATGTGGATTTATCCGTTTGCCTTTGCGCCGATTACTGCAACCGTGCTTTACGACCGCCATATCGGCCTTGCGTTCACCGTATTTTCTGCCATGATTTTCGGCATTTTGAACGGCTACGATTTGGCAGCCATGACTTGTGCAATTGCCGTGACTATCGCTGCAACCGCACCAATTGCCCGCATGCGTTACAGAGTGCAGTTCGTATGGGGAATTATCGTTGGCGTTGTGGCGATGGCCGCAGCCATTAGCGTGATGTTCCTGCTGCGTAACAGACTTTCGTTCGAAGCATTCTATCAGAACCTGATGGCCGCAAGTGCAAACATCGTGCTTTGCTACGCCCTGACTTCTGTGGCGCTCATTCACTTGATGGAACGTATTTTCGGTATCACCACGGTGCTTACGCTTATGGAAATGTCGGACTTTAACCGCCCGGCCCTCAAGCGCATTTCGGAATATGCCCCCGGTACATTCCACCACAGTATTCAGGTGTCTAACCTTGCCGAACACGTGGCCGACAGCATTGGCGCGAATTCCCTGCTTGTACGCGTGATGGCGCTTTACCACGACATCGGTAAGACCATGCGCCCCGAATACTTTACCGAAAACCAGAAGCAAGGAATCAACCCGCACAACAACATCGATCCGCTCCAGTCCGTGAAGATTATTACCGGACACGTGGAACAGGGTACAGCCCTTGCCAACGAATACAACATTCCGTCGCTCGTGGCCGCAGGCATTCGCGAACACCATGGTTCTTCGATTATTCAGTACTTCTACCACAAGGCTCTTGAAAACGCCAAGGAAACCGGCGAAGAAGTCAAGGTCGAAGATTACAGCTACAAGGGTCCCAAGCCGCAGAGCAAGGAAACCGCAATTCTGATGCTTGCCGACATTATCGAAGCGACTAGCCGTTCCATGACCGATACTAGCCCCGAAGCATTGGCCGCCATGATCCACAAGACCATCGAAAGCCGCTTTACCGAAGGCCAATTCAACGAATGTAACCTGTCTATTAGGGAACTGTTCAAGCTCGAACGAGCATTCCTGGATAGTTTGGACGGAACCTACCATACTCGCGTTAAATATCCAGGCCAAAAATAA
- a CDS encoding RICIN domain-containing protein, with protein MRFFSPALCSFALVACLAGNAFSAVEYTLHKSANPTSDEQDAYKRITTVMDSAVKLYNTYSNLSKYINVYYAPGVPTAEASSNGDLRFGENRSYMVVPTAMHEMAHTMGVGTTSEYAATCVDGVFRNDKVQAKLREMDGPNAELHCDRQHIWPYGLNQASEAKSEQDLINHVILVETIYQQLFKVAFFKEGRIKSLGDTKKCMGITSSNALELMDCRDTATFVKIFSVGDNPVTYYIQLGNRVVDIPNESTAAGIRAATYGYNGGAHQRYVFEGAPVNTPNAFYLKNYKSGHYLQAVGTTVVQNPKSSGDDFIWQLIESSAEVADTSDTSTTAIPLVRKVEPPALIRKAKFDAMGRTLAPARRTPRGIRLY; from the coding sequence ATGAGATTTTTTAGCCCTGCATTATGTTCTTTTGCCTTAGTTGCTTGCCTTGCGGGCAACGCCTTTTCGGCTGTTGAATACACTTTGCACAAGTCTGCGAACCCGACCTCCGACGAGCAAGACGCCTACAAGCGAATTACGACCGTGATGGATTCTGCAGTCAAGCTCTACAACACCTATTCGAATCTTTCCAAATACATCAACGTGTATTATGCGCCTGGCGTGCCCACAGCCGAGGCCAGCAGCAACGGTGATTTGCGTTTTGGCGAAAACCGCAGCTACATGGTGGTGCCCACCGCCATGCACGAAATGGCGCACACGATGGGTGTCGGAACTACGTCGGAATATGCGGCAACATGTGTAGACGGTGTCTTTAGGAATGACAAGGTTCAGGCAAAACTCCGTGAAATGGACGGCCCGAACGCGGAGCTCCATTGCGACCGTCAGCATATCTGGCCGTACGGTTTGAACCAGGCTAGCGAAGCCAAGTCCGAGCAGGACCTGATTAACCATGTGATTCTTGTTGAAACCATTTACCAGCAACTGTTCAAGGTGGCGTTTTTCAAAGAGGGGAGAATCAAGTCTCTCGGCGATACAAAGAAATGCATGGGGATTACTTCGTCCAACGCTCTGGAATTGATGGATTGTAGAGATACGGCGACCTTCGTGAAGATTTTCTCGGTGGGCGACAATCCGGTTACATATTACATTCAACTCGGGAACCGCGTCGTGGATATCCCGAACGAATCCACAGCGGCTGGCATTAGAGCGGCAACCTACGGTTATAATGGCGGTGCTCACCAGCGGTATGTATTTGAAGGCGCTCCGGTCAATACGCCGAATGCGTTCTACCTCAAGAATTACAAGAGTGGACATTATCTGCAGGCGGTCGGAACGACGGTGGTTCAGAACCCGAAGAGCTCCGGCGATGATTTTATTTGGCAATTGATTGAAAGCTCTGCCGAAGTGGCTGACACGAGCGATACCTCGACGACTGCGATTCCGCTGGTTCGTAAAGTGGAACCGCCGGCTTTAATCAGGAAGGCCAAGTTCGATGCCATGGGCAGAACGCTTGCTCCGGCCCGCAGAACCCCGCGCGGCATTCGCTTGTATTAG
- a CDS encoding OmpA family protein: MKTRNLLVISAMAAAFSFAAEEAEGPNAVESCQTAIDNAAKNIPANATSAKYTLAAAKANLMELDAAYNDDAESDQTKALAAKCDTYAKTIAAQAETQKVRNSTAEKWEKRAATARSIEAIQEQINKARTGKVNDLEAEKAKMKDQEARLQAEMQQNQEKFQAEAAAQEAALKAANQREADLQKELAEERAKAEARQQEAMNKLNELQSQMIQVTKSARGIILSMSDILFAVNKADLKADLKTSLAKVAGILSVYQQFNVSIEGNTDNTGSEEHNMKLSQQRADNVKAFLVEQGIAENRLTAKGLGMTMPVADNSTKEGRQKNRRVDLVIQDKALQQQEAK, from the coding sequence ATGAAAACGAGAAATCTTTTAGTCATTAGCGCCATGGCAGCCGCATTCTCTTTTGCTGCCGAAGAAGCAGAAGGTCCGAACGCCGTAGAATCTTGCCAGACCGCAATCGATAACGCAGCCAAGAATATTCCGGCCAACGCCACCTCTGCCAAGTACACGCTCGCAGCGGCCAAGGCCAACCTCATGGAACTTGACGCCGCCTACAACGACGATGCCGAATCTGACCAAACCAAGGCTCTCGCCGCCAAGTGCGACACTTACGCCAAGACGATTGCCGCCCAGGCCGAAACCCAGAAAGTTCGCAACAGCACCGCAGAAAAGTGGGAAAAGCGCGCCGCAACGGCCCGTTCTATCGAAGCCATTCAGGAACAGATCAACAAGGCTCGCACTGGTAAGGTGAACGACCTCGAAGCCGAAAAGGCCAAGATGAAGGACCAGGAAGCCCGTCTGCAGGCCGAAATGCAGCAGAACCAGGAAAAGTTCCAGGCCGAAGCCGCCGCTCAGGAAGCCGCCTTGAAGGCTGCCAACCAGCGTGAAGCCGACCTCCAGAAGGAACTTGCCGAAGAACGTGCCAAGGCCGAAGCTCGCCAGCAGGAAGCCATGAACAAGCTGAACGAACTGCAGTCCCAGATGATTCAGGTGACCAAGTCCGCCCGCGGCATTATCCTTTCCATGTCCGACATCTTGTTCGCCGTGAACAAGGCTGACCTTAAGGCAGACCTCAAGACGAGCCTTGCCAAGGTGGCCGGTATTCTTTCTGTGTACCAGCAGTTCAATGTGTCCATTGAAGGTAACACCGACAACACTGGTTCCGAAGAACACAACATGAAGCTTTCCCAGCAGCGTGCCGATAACGTGAAGGCTTTCCTTGTGGAACAGGGTATCGCCGAAAATCGACTCACAGCCAAGGGTCTCGGTATGACCATGCCGGTCGCCGACAACTCCACCAAGGAAGGCCGCCAGAAGAACCGTCGCGTGGACCTCGTGATCCAGGACAAGGCTCTTCAGCAGCAGGAAGCTAAGTAA
- a CDS encoding class II fructose-bisphosphate aldolase, which translates to MAVSYKELGLVNTREMFAKAVKGGYAIPAFNFNTMEQMQAIVQAAVKQKSPVIMQVSKGARNYANGTILRYMAQGAVEYAKELGCANPQIVLHLDHGDSFELCKDCIDNGFSSVMIDGSALPYEENIALTKKVVEYAHQHDVTVEAELGVLAGVEDEVQAEESHYTKPEEVIDFATRTGCDSLAISIGTSHGAYKFKPEQCTRDPKTGKLVPPPLAFDVLHAIEEKLPGFPIVLHGSSSVPQDEVDTINAHGGKLPDAVGIPEEQLREASKSAVCKINIDSDSRLAMTAAIRKYFDEHPEHFDPRQYLKPARENMQKMYEHKIVDVLGSNNKL; encoded by the coding sequence ATGGCAGTTTCTTACAAGGAACTCGGCCTGGTGAACACCAGGGAAATGTTTGCAAAGGCTGTTAAGGGTGGCTACGCTATCCCGGCTTTCAACTTCAACACCATGGAACAGATGCAGGCCATCGTGCAGGCTGCTGTCAAGCAGAAGTCTCCGGTGATCATGCAGGTCTCTAAGGGTGCTCGTAACTACGCAAACGGCACCATCCTCCGCTACATGGCCCAGGGTGCTGTTGAATACGCCAAGGAACTCGGCTGCGCCAATCCTCAGATCGTGCTCCACCTCGACCACGGTGACTCTTTCGAACTCTGCAAGGACTGCATCGACAACGGTTTCTCTTCCGTGATGATCGACGGTTCTGCTCTTCCGTACGAAGAAAACATCGCCCTCACCAAGAAGGTTGTTGAATACGCTCACCAGCACGACGTGACCGTCGAAGCTGAACTCGGCGTGCTCGCTGGTGTGGAAGACGAAGTCCAGGCTGAAGAATCCCACTACACCAAGCCGGAAGAAGTGATCGACTTCGCAACCCGTACTGGTTGCGACTCCCTCGCTATCTCCATCGGTACTTCTCACGGTGCTTACAAGTTCAAGCCGGAACAGTGCACTCGCGACCCGAAGACTGGCAAGCTCGTTCCGCCTCCTCTGGCATTCGACGTGCTCCACGCTATCGAAGAAAAGCTCCCGGGCTTCCCGATCGTTCTCCACGGTTCTTCTTCCGTGCCGCAGGACGAAGTGGACACCATCAACGCCCACGGTGGCAAGCTCCCGGATGCCGTCGGTATTCCGGAAGAACAGCTCCGCGAAGCTTCCAAGTCCGCTGTCTGCAAGATCAACATCGACTCTGACAGCCGTCTCGCCATGACTGCCGCTATCCGTAAGTATTTCGACGAACATCCGGAACACTTCGACCCGCGCCAGTACCTCAAGCCGGCTCGCGAAAACATGCAGAAGATGTACGAACACAAGATCGTCGACGTTCTTGGTTCCAACAACAAGCTGTAA
- a CDS encoding zinc ribbon domain-containing protein, which yields MLCPHCHSEIKDNATFCPHCGSDKDTGWSEGAEFTDLETPDYDEIVENEFGEKKNKANPLAIAAAVIVALAFIAAMILH from the coding sequence ATGCTCTGTCCTCATTGCCATTCAGAAATTAAAGACAACGCCACGTTCTGCCCGCATTGCGGGAGCGACAAAGATACCGGCTGGTCCGAGGGCGCAGAATTTACCGACCTCGAAACACCGGATTACGACGAAATTGTCGAGAATGAATTTGGCGAAAAGAAGAACAAAGCAAACCCGCTCGCCATAGCGGCGGCAGTGATTGTGGCGCTCGCTTTTATCGCGGCGATGATCCTACACTAG